A part of Entelurus aequoreus isolate RoL-2023_Sb linkage group LG10, RoL_Eaeq_v1.1, whole genome shotgun sequence genomic DNA contains:
- the LOC133659299 gene encoding uncharacterized protein LOC133659299 yields MSVFKAQQHHESPPNPPVFGKPWFWQRSSSTMESTRTLARVIMEMRQEIKKLEAENRALRQDQDQNQNQDQDQDQEVSVVMEENPSGNLRRNTSAPILKKHKDDNVMTVRRYSQSSSLPAVTSLLADEGQTDPDGFQEEIPHGTESLAKVSSSGLGDDSAGNRKSLQEYVQKNRAKMKTVTFLLPVEDIYTNRPALSQPHHSKISATDS; encoded by the exons ATGAGCGTGTTCAAAGCCCAGCAGCACCATGAGTCACCGCCTAATCCTCCAGTGTTTGGCAAGCCGTGGTTCTGGCAACGCAGCAGCAGCACCATGGAGAGCACCCGCACCTTGGCTCGGGTCATCATGGAGATGCGGCAGGAGATCAAGAAGCTGGAGGCTGAGAACAGAGCGCTGCGTCAGGACCAGGACCAGAACCagaaccaggaccaggaccaggaccaggaagtATCTGTGGTGATGGAGGAAAACCCTTCTGGGAATCTCAGGAGGAATACATCTGCTCCCATCCTGAAAAAACACAAAG ACGACAATGTGATGACAGTGCGGAGGTACTCTCAAAGCTCCAGCCTGCCTGCCGTTACCTCGCTTCTGGCAGACGAAGGGCAAACGGACCCTGATGGATTCCAGGAGGAGATCCCTCACGGCACTGAGAGCCTCGCTAAGGTCTCATCCAGCGGTCTTGGGGACGACTCTGCCGGCAACAGGAAGTCCCTGCAGGAATATGTGCAGAAGAACAG AGCCAAGATGAAGACGGTCACCTTCCTTCTACCAGTGGAGGACATTTACACCAACAGACCAGCTCTGTCCCAACCTCACCACTCCAAAATCTCTGCTACagattcatga